GATGGCCGTCGAAAAGGCCCGCGAGTTCAACATGCCGCAGGACAACATCAAGCGCGCGATTGCGCGCGCCGGGGGTCAAGGCGGCGAGCGCGAGATCGAGGAGATCCGCTACGAAGGGTACGGCCCGCACGGGCTCGCGGTGGTCGTCGACGCCGCGACCGATAACCGGAACCGGACTGCCGGCGAAATGCGCTTTCTCTTCACGCGTCACGAAGGGAGCCTCGGCGAGAGCGGCAGCGTTGCTTGGATGTTCGATCCGGTCGGCATCATCGAACTCGACCCCGCGGGTAAATCCGAAGACGCGCTGATGGAAGAAGCCCTTGTCGACGGCGTCGAAGACATCGAGTACGAAGACGACTTCGCGACGATCTTCACGCAGCCGGCACGGCTTGCCGAAGTGCGCGACGCGCTTCGCGCTCGCGCCGAACGAATCTCCGACGTCTATCTCGGCATGCGCGCGAAGACGAAGCTCGAGCTGGCCGGCGCGGGACTCGCGGCGGCGCTCGCGTTTCTCGACGCACTCGACGAGCACGAAGACGCGCAGCGCGTCTTCAGCAACCTCGATCTGAGCAAGGTGCCGCTGGAGGCGCTCACCTGAAGGAATTCCGCAGCACCTATCTTCCGCGCGAGTGGCTCTTTCCGATCGTCCTGGTCGTATTCGTTGCGATTCTCGTGTGGTTCGGGCGTCAGATCTTCGATTTTCTGATCCCCTCGTCGGCGACGGTGACCGTCCCGTCGTTTATCGGCCAGACCCTCAGCGACGCTAACGCCGAGGTCAACCGGCTGAGGCTGAGCTCGGCCGTCGTCGATCATACGATCAGCGACCGTTATCCCAAGGGCGTCATTATCATGCAGCGGCCCAATGCCGGCGATCAAGTCAGGCAAGGCCGGCAGATTTCGTTTGTAATCAGCGACGGCATCCTCGCTCGGTTGATGCCCGACTTGCGTTATCAATCGCTGCGCGAGGTTCAGCTCGATCTCTCGCGCACCCACCTCGCGCTCGGAAAGATCGCCTACGCAAAAAGCGATATCATCCCGGAAGGACACGTGATGTCGCAGCAGCCTCCGCCGCTTACGAGCGTGCACGAGGGTGATACCGTCACACTGACCGTCAGCTCGGGCGGCAAGACATCGCTGCGGGTTCCCGACTTCGTCGGCTTGACGATCGACCAGGCGCGAACGCTTGCTGCGAACGCCGGCGTCAAACTCGGCCAGGTTGTCTGGACGCCGCTCGGTAAGAATGGCCCGCAGCACGGTATGGTCGCGCGTCAGCTCCCGCCGCCCGACGCGAAGATCGCCTCGTACGACCCGGTCGCGCTGCAGGTCAGCGCCGGTCCGAATGAGTCGGGTTACATCCTTCACCAGGCGCACGTCCTCGTCTCGGTTCCGCAGCCCGACGACCCATCTAATACCGCTCAGGTCGACGTCCGTCTCGCGCTGCGGGACGCAACGGGAACCTACGATCTCTACCACGCCTTCGCCGAACCCGGGCAAAAGCTCGACTTCACCGTAACCGCAGTCGGAACGTCAGTGCTCGACATGTACGTGAACAACACGCTGGTTGGCGAAACGCGCCTGGGGCACGAACCGCCGAAGATCTACGGCAACAAACCGG
The DNA window shown above is from Candidatus Cybelea sp. and carries:
- a CDS encoding PASTA domain-containing protein; amino-acid sequence: MWFGRQIFDFLIPSSATVTVPSFIGQTLSDANAEVNRLRLSSAVVDHTISDRYPKGVIIMQRPNAGDQVRQGRQISFVISDGILARLMPDLRYQSLREVQLDLSRTHLALGKIAYAKSDIIPEGHVMSQQPPPLTSVHEGDTVTLTVSSGGKTSLRVPDFVGLTIDQARTLAANAGVKLGQVVWTPLGKNGPQHGMVARQLPPPDAKIASYDPVALQVSAGPNESGYILHQAHVLVSVPQPDDPSNTAQVDVRLALRDATGTYDLYHAFAEPGQKLDFTVTAVGTSVLDMYVNNTLVGETRLGHEPPKIYGNKPASPKPGDTASP
- a CDS encoding YebC/PmpR family DNA-binding transcriptional regulator, producing MSGHSKWHNIKLKKGKVDAQRGALFTKLSKELILAAKGGSPDPEANYRLKMAVEKAREFNMPQDNIKRAIARAGGQGGEREIEEIRYEGYGPHGLAVVVDAATDNRNRTAGEMRFLFTRHEGSLGESGSVAWMFDPVGIIELDPAGKSEDALMEEALVDGVEDIEYEDDFATIFTQPARLAEVRDALRARAERISDVYLGMRAKTKLELAGAGLAAALAFLDALDEHEDAQRVFSNLDLSKVPLEALT